A part of Desulfobacter sp. genomic DNA contains:
- a CDS encoding PilT/PilU family type 4a pilus ATPase: MKQPEIDYWITCMLETFENVSDLNVTVGKSLQVETSGQLTDVAVSPPVSELSPFQAEVFALNLINGDPRLLEDLVRTGSCDLSYWLGNKARFRVNIFKQKNHLTTILRKLETTIPSIEKLGLPPIFRKMGEEKNGLILVTGATGSGKSTTLAALLNQINEEKSLHVVTLEDPVEFVHPHKKATFNQRELGNDFDTFPTGLRAALRQAPKVILVGEMRDRETMEIGLSAAETGHLVLSTLHTVDAGQTINRILGMFDQEEQPQVRARLADTIRYIVCQRLLPRSSGGRVAALEIMGMNLRINDIILNGESEGKTIHEVISNSTAFGMQTFDQHILELYKADIITEETAFSYASHKNVLAQGMDVLKREKGEKTSGIEGLTIDWKEEKDTEENGEVPS, encoded by the coding sequence ATGAAACAGCCTGAAATTGATTATTGGATCACCTGTATGCTGGAAACATTTGAGAATGTGTCTGATCTCAATGTGACCGTGGGAAAATCTTTACAGGTGGAGACTTCGGGACAGCTTACCGATGTCGCTGTATCCCCGCCCGTAAGTGAACTCTCCCCTTTCCAGGCCGAGGTGTTTGCATTGAATTTGATTAACGGAGATCCGAGGCTTTTGGAAGACCTGGTGAGGACCGGCTCTTGCGATCTTTCCTATTGGCTCGGAAACAAAGCCCGGTTCAGGGTTAATATCTTTAAACAGAAAAATCATCTGACCACCATCCTGAGAAAGCTTGAAACCACCATCCCCAGCATCGAGAAATTGGGTCTTCCCCCTATTTTCAGGAAAATGGGTGAGGAAAAAAACGGGCTCATACTGGTGACTGGCGCCACCGGGTCGGGTAAATCCACCACCCTGGCTGCCCTGCTCAATCAGATTAATGAGGAAAAGTCCCTGCACGTGGTCACTCTGGAGGACCCGGTGGAATTTGTCCATCCCCATAAAAAAGCCACATTCAACCAGCGCGAACTGGGGAATGATTTTGACACCTTTCCAACGGGCTTGCGGGCGGCTTTGCGCCAGGCCCCCAAAGTCATTCTGGTGGGGGAGATGCGGGACCGGGAAACCATGGAAATCGGCCTCTCTGCGGCCGAAACCGGCCATCTGGTTCTTTCCACCCTCCACACTGTGGATGCCGGCCAGACCATTAACCGTATCCTCGGTATGTTTGACCAGGAAGAGCAGCCCCAGGTCCGGGCCAGGCTGGCAGACACTATCCGGTACATTGTCTGCCAGCGCCTGCTGCCCAGATCCTCGGGCGGGCGGGTAGCCGCCCTGGAAATTATGGGCATGAACCTGCGCATCAACGATATCATTCTTAACGGCGAATCCGAAGGCAAAACCATCCACGAGGTCATTTCCAATTCCACCGCCTTCGGGATGCAGACCTTTGACCAGCACATCCTGGAATTGTATAAGGCGGACATCATCACCGAGGAAACGGCCTTTTCCTATGCCTCTCATAAAAATGTTCTCGCCCAGGGCATGGATGTACTCAAACGCGAAAAGGGAGAAAAAACCTCGGGGATTGAAGGGTTGACCATTGACTGGAAGGAAGAAAAGGATACCGAAGAGAACGGGGAGGTGCCGTCATGA
- a CDS encoding type I restriction enzyme HsdR N-terminal domain-containing protein translates to MEKNPHHLVMGELTDYLSGEILPDTHDERYRQKLARLLVETLGYDKADIEKNREVIIRVGGRRATLKIDFVISRQNSAVMMIKYAPGSLVTRRLSNIALSRILFPYQIPVVVTTNGEDAEVICGATGVVKGQGLRDIPGIEDPWVQSLPQLPEPVSPQLADKAAKISFACWIDGACPCDSDICTLQD, encoded by the coding sequence ATGGAAAAAAATCCCCATCACCTGGTAATGGGCGAGCTGACAGATTATCTCAGTGGCGAGATCCTGCCCGATACCCACGATGAGCGATACCGGCAGAAACTGGCCAGATTGCTTGTCGAGACCCTTGGGTATGATAAAGCGGATATCGAGAAAAATCGTGAGGTGATCATCCGTGTCGGGGGGCGCCGGGCCACACTCAAAATTGATTTTGTCATATCCAGGCAGAACTCTGCTGTAATGATGATTAAATATGCGCCCGGGTCCCTTGTGACCCGGCGCCTGTCCAATATAGCCCTGTCGCGAATCCTTTTTCCCTACCAGATTCCGGTGGTCGTGACAACCAACGGAGAGGACGCCGAGGTCATCTGCGGTGCCACCGGAGTGGTTAAAGGCCAAGGACTTCGCGATATCCCGGGGATTGAAGATCCCTGGGTGCAGTCTCTTCCCCAATTGCCAGAACCTGTTTCCCCGCAATTGGCCGATAAGGCCGCCAAGATTTCCTTTGCCTGCTGGATTGACGGTGCCTGTCCCTGCGATTCTGATATCTGCACCCTTCAGGACTGA
- a CDS encoding adenine deaminase: MTISKRHLITRDLAAAAMGQKAADLIIRGGRLVDVCTARVRSSDIAVSQGFIVMVGDCSHIKTDENTTVVDVNGKFLCPGLIDSHMHVESSMVDLPAFAAGVLPHGTTTICPDIHEITNVLGMDALRLFKESAANLPLKVLTAMPVCVPSLPGMEDAGAAIGPEDVAEAYKEGLAFLQGEQMNFPGVIFGDEEVHRITGHGLKAGKALTGHYAGEDLGGGLNAYIASGLMADHETTTAQGALARAQLGMYVQQRYGSAWLDLPNLITAITENPGLDTRFFTLVTDDVTPATIAEEGHLIRVLRKAVSLGLNPITALQMVTINAAQLLEQTQWIGSITPGRAADILVVDSLSEFTIDQVYSDGKLVAEKGRMIKDIPAFQYPDWAVNTVCLDPLSSEDFQISCASSLSATARVIELVPGRVHTFSREMKVSVNKGMIQADPEQDIAKAAMFYRHKLGDNPPPKKRALGLVSGTGFKPGTAYASTVSHDCHNLLVVGMDDEAMALAANTLIASKGGLAVVESGRVLAHLPLPLGGLMSLETVETAAASVKRVERAMADIGCSHPSFEMTLSLLGLVVLGELRLSNRGLVQMKDGKPPEFVDLIVA, translated from the coding sequence ATGACCATATCAAAACGGCATTTGATAACCCGGGATTTGGCAGCCGCAGCCATGGGACAGAAAGCGGCAGATCTCATTATCAGGGGAGGGCGTCTGGTAGATGTCTGTACCGCACGGGTACGTTCCAGTGATATTGCTGTTTCCCAGGGATTTATTGTCATGGTCGGGGACTGCAGCCATATCAAAACAGATGAAAACACCACAGTGGTAGATGTCAACGGGAAATTCCTTTGCCCCGGGCTGATTGATTCACACATGCATGTTGAAAGCTCCATGGTTGATCTGCCGGCATTTGCCGCCGGCGTACTGCCCCACGGCACAACGACCATTTGTCCCGATATTCACGAAATTACAAATGTTTTGGGTATGGATGCTCTCAGGCTGTTTAAGGAGAGCGCTGCGAATCTGCCCCTAAAAGTGCTTACGGCAATGCCTGTCTGTGTGCCTTCTCTTCCAGGAATGGAGGATGCCGGGGCCGCCATAGGGCCGGAGGACGTGGCCGAAGCCTATAAAGAGGGATTGGCTTTTCTACAGGGCGAGCAGATGAATTTCCCCGGTGTGATATTTGGTGATGAAGAGGTCCACCGGATAACCGGTCACGGGCTTAAAGCTGGCAAGGCACTTACCGGTCATTATGCCGGAGAGGACCTTGGGGGCGGTTTGAATGCTTATATTGCGTCGGGGCTGATGGCTGACCATGAAACCACTACGGCCCAAGGTGCATTGGCAAGAGCGCAACTGGGAATGTATGTTCAGCAACGATATGGCAGTGCCTGGTTAGATCTCCCGAACCTGATTACTGCCATTACTGAAAACCCTGGACTTGACACCCGTTTTTTCACTCTGGTCACTGACGATGTGACCCCAGCTACCATTGCCGAAGAGGGGCATCTTATCCGGGTTCTGAGAAAGGCCGTCAGCCTGGGGCTGAATCCCATAACAGCGCTTCAGATGGTGACCATAAATGCGGCTCAGCTTCTTGAACAAACCCAATGGATCGGTTCTATTACACCGGGCCGTGCTGCGGATATCCTTGTGGTGGACTCTTTGTCAGAGTTTACCATTGATCAGGTATATTCAGATGGAAAACTCGTGGCTGAGAAAGGGCGAATGATAAAGGATATTCCCGCTTTTCAGTACCCGGATTGGGCTGTGAACACCGTCTGCCTGGACCCTTTATCCAGCGAAGATTTTCAGATATCCTGCGCGTCTTCACTCTCTGCAACAGCCCGGGTGATTGAATTGGTGCCGGGAAGGGTGCACACTTTTTCCCGAGAGATGAAGGTATCTGTTAATAAGGGGATGATCCAAGCCGACCCTGAACAGGATATTGCCAAAGCGGCCATGTTTTACCGCCATAAATTGGGCGATAATCCTCCTCCGAAAAAAAGAGCATTGGGACTGGTTTCCGGTACCGGATTCAAACCAGGCACCGCGTATGCCTCTACGGTTTCCCATGACTGCCATAATCTTTTGGTGGTGGGAATGGATGATGAGGCCATGGCATTGGCCGCCAATACGCTGATCGCCTCCAAGGGCGGCCTGGCTGTGGTTGAATCCGGCAGGGTTTTGGCACACCTGCCCCTTCCGCTTGGGGGATTGATGAGCCTGGAAACCGTTGAAACGGCTGCCGCATCGGTAAAGAGGGTTGAACGGGCCATGGCGGACATCGGCTGCTCCCACCCATCATTTGAAATGACCCTCAGCCTTTTGGGATTGGTTGTCCTTGGAGAACTTCGACTTTCCAACAGGGGACTGGTTCAGATGAAAGATGGGAAGCCCCCTGAATTTGTGGACCTTATTGTGGCTTAG
- a CDS encoding hsp70 family protein, with product MDFQDKQYVIGIDLGTTNSAVSYVDVAALKKTIEETKAAPDKDKVVKVFNVPQLTGHGEFTKIPVLPSFLYIPGEYDISKEVLRHPWKKREDLFAGSFARDHGSKIPSRLVSSAKSWLCNPLADRRAKILPWGSDGVEKVSPVTATAEYLLHIRSAWNYYVKDEDKFLENQFVVITVPASFNEEARDLTMEAVALAGFGQSVTLLEEPLAAFYSWLIRHEQDWQTHVGADDLILVCDVGGGTTDFSLISLKETGGSPRFERLAVGDHLILGGDNIDLVLAKIVEGKFKSRTSLSSDKWKTLCHRCREAKEKILDLGEESVRITLKGEGRALIAGTLAADITRGDVEAVLRGNFFGDVLTDEFSKAEAGKEIADFGLPFEKEPSVTKHIIRFLEQHRETVKNALGKEQPMPDFILFNGGTLKPALVQSRIKEAIRRWFKTTDAAKPVVLENNRPELAVGVGASYYGLVKQGIGVRVGSGSPRSYYLGISAGPVQENKAVCIVERGLDEGSAINLSELQFEVRANQPVSFDVFSSSFRSGDVAGGIVNVDKTLTPLSPIQTVIKFGKGGEKKQIPVTIGAEYTEMGSLSMFCRSSVSDHQWKLQFQLRNSEVDPGAAETEVYDDALIQRACNEVAAVFRGDAGEEGLKKIVKTLETLVGQKKGNWPLSFLRQLVDQLIELAPSRSDSAAHESRWLNLTGFCMRPGFGDAFDEERVRKLWKVYLTGLGFEKVQQNRVEWWIFLRRIAAGLKAGQQRQFFQDTSAVLTKKNKAKLSPQELTELWMTSGNMERLLVKDKVVLAKALMPLLKPGKNMDRMCWTLSRFGARELLYGSVDRVIPPIEVSRWIRQVLKKQWKEKDLVSSLLVSLARKTGDRTRDLSEEMASEILVWMDKNGIAGKMKTRLTEKISMEMKERNVQFGERLPTGLILK from the coding sequence TTGGATTTTCAGGATAAGCAATATGTAATCGGCATTGATCTGGGGACCACTAATTCGGCCGTCTCCTATGTGGATGTGGCGGCGTTGAAAAAGACCATTGAAGAAACAAAGGCCGCACCGGACAAGGACAAGGTGGTTAAGGTCTTTAACGTGCCTCAGTTGACAGGCCATGGCGAGTTTACCAAGATTCCGGTCCTGCCTTCCTTTTTATATATCCCCGGTGAATATGATATTTCAAAAGAGGTGCTGAGACACCCCTGGAAAAAAAGGGAGGATCTGTTTGCAGGCAGTTTTGCGCGGGATCATGGTTCTAAAATTCCGTCCAGGCTGGTTTCCTCTGCCAAAAGCTGGCTGTGTAATCCCCTGGCGGACCGAAGGGCTAAGATTCTTCCCTGGGGATCCGACGGGGTTGAAAAGGTCTCTCCGGTGACGGCGACAGCCGAATACCTGCTGCATATCCGCAGTGCCTGGAATTATTATGTAAAAGATGAAGATAAGTTCCTGGAGAATCAATTTGTGGTCATTACGGTGCCAGCCTCTTTTAACGAAGAAGCCCGTGACTTGACCATGGAAGCGGTCGCTCTTGCCGGTTTTGGACAGTCCGTAACGCTGCTGGAAGAGCCGCTGGCCGCTTTTTACAGCTGGTTGATCCGCCATGAACAGGACTGGCAAACCCATGTGGGGGCAGATGACCTTATTCTTGTCTGTGATGTGGGCGGCGGCACCACGGATTTCAGTTTGATTTCTTTGAAAGAGACCGGTGGATCTCCGCGGTTCGAACGCCTTGCCGTCGGTGATCATCTGATACTTGGGGGGGACAATATCGACTTGGTCCTTGCCAAAATAGTCGAGGGCAAGTTTAAATCCAGAACATCGCTAAGTTCCGACAAGTGGAAAACCCTTTGCCACAGGTGCCGTGAGGCAAAAGAAAAGATACTCGACCTCGGTGAGGAATCTGTGCGGATCACATTGAAAGGAGAGGGCAGGGCGCTGATTGCCGGCACCCTGGCTGCCGATATTACAAGGGGGGATGTGGAAGCCGTTTTACGGGGAAACTTTTTTGGTGATGTACTTACGGATGAATTTTCAAAAGCAGAAGCTGGAAAGGAAATTGCAGATTTTGGACTTCCCTTTGAAAAAGAACCATCTGTCACCAAGCATATCATAAGGTTTCTTGAACAGCACAGGGAAACAGTTAAAAATGCCTTGGGCAAAGAGCAGCCCATGCCGGATTTCATTCTTTTTAACGGCGGCACCTTGAAACCGGCCCTGGTTCAGTCCAGGATCAAAGAAGCGATCCGGAGATGGTTTAAAACCACGGATGCAGCCAAACCAGTGGTCTTGGAAAATAACCGTCCGGAACTCGCTGTCGGGGTCGGTGCCTCCTACTACGGTTTGGTTAAACAGGGAATCGGTGTCCGGGTGGGCAGCGGCAGCCCGAGGAGTTATTATCTGGGTATTTCAGCCGGGCCGGTCCAGGAAAATAAAGCGGTTTGCATCGTTGAACGCGGGCTGGATGAAGGTTCAGCAATTAATTTGTCTGAGCTTCAATTTGAGGTGAGAGCCAATCAGCCGGTAAGCTTTGATGTGTTTAGTTCCAGTTTTCGGTCCGGGGATGTTGCTGGCGGTATTGTCAATGTGGATAAAACCCTGACCCCACTTTCCCCAATTCAGACGGTCATCAAGTTTGGAAAGGGGGGGGAGAAAAAACAGATCCCGGTTACCATTGGCGCAGAATATACTGAGATGGGAAGCCTTTCCATGTTTTGTCGTTCTTCCGTCAGCGACCATCAATGGAAACTGCAGTTTCAGTTAAGAAATTCAGAGGTTGATCCCGGCGCAGCTGAAACAGAAGTCTATGACGATGCTTTAATTCAACGGGCATGCAATGAGGTTGCGGCTGTTTTTAGAGGCGATGCCGGTGAGGAGGGCCTGAAAAAAATTGTCAAAACCCTTGAAACGCTGGTAGGGCAGAAGAAGGGGAATTGGCCTCTGTCATTTTTACGCCAACTGGTGGATCAGCTCATTGAGCTTGCGCCTTCCCGTTCTGACTCGGCGGCCCACGAATCCCGATGGCTTAACCTGACCGGATTCTGCATGCGTCCGGGATTCGGAGATGCTTTTGATGAAGAGCGGGTGCGAAAGCTCTGGAAGGTCTATCTGACAGGGCTCGGTTTTGAAAAGGTTCAGCAGAATAGGGTGGAATGGTGGATATTCCTTCGTCGGATTGCCGCTGGACTTAAAGCCGGACAGCAAAGACAGTTTTTCCAGGATACATCAGCTGTTCTAACCAAAAAGAACAAAGCCAAGCTTTCTCCTCAGGAACTGACGGAGTTGTGGATGACTTCAGGCAATATGGAGCGGCTTCTGGTGAAAGATAAGGTGGTGTTAGCCAAAGCCCTGATGCCGTTGCTCAAGCCGGGGAAAAATATGGACCGTATGTGTTGGACCTTGTCCAGGTTTGGGGCAAGAGAGTTGCTCTACGGGTCAGTAGACAGGGTGATCCCCCCCATAGAAGTCTCGCGCTGGATTCGACAGGTATTGAAAAAACAATGGAAAGAGAAGGACCTGGTCAGCTCCCTACTTGTCTCTCTGGCCAGAAAAACTGGGGATCGAACCAGGGATTTGTCTGAGGAAATGGCTTCGGAAATTTTGGTTTGGATGGACAAGAATGGCATTGCAGGAAAAATGAAGACCCGCCTTACCGAAAAGATCAGTATGGAGATGAAAGAACGGAATGTCCAGTTTGGAGAACGCCTTCCTACAGGTCTTATACTGAAATAA
- a CDS encoding DUF2760 domain-containing protein yields MDIIKVYRKKSFNVIVLWMLLLGAAISAGGYYGMDWFLRLFSSEDGLAMLNQSVPGAIEMVKLVFSNYYIWAVPCIIGVGGVFGMVGWLVLSFSISPSLKAAADEFEASRTERPGKKGFIDHKIEQERKRRLFLHTLSVLQREGRLLDFFDEDLSLYEDEQIGAAVRSIQEDCKKAIKKYIDLRPVVDGEEGDSITIEEGFDIDAINLVGNVSGQPPFQGIIKHPGWKAGKKDMPKLSDIQDPGIMTPAEIEIQQ; encoded by the coding sequence TTGGATATTATAAAAGTTTACAGGAAAAAGTCTTTCAATGTTATTGTTTTGTGGATGCTGTTGTTGGGGGCGGCTATCTCTGCTGGCGGCTATTATGGGATGGATTGGTTCTTAAGGCTATTTTCCTCAGAGGATGGGCTGGCAATGCTGAATCAGTCCGTCCCTGGCGCGATAGAAATGGTAAAGCTGGTTTTTTCTAATTACTATATTTGGGCCGTCCCTTGCATTATTGGGGTGGGGGGGGTATTTGGCATGGTGGGGTGGCTGGTACTCTCGTTCTCGATTTCTCCCTCCCTCAAAGCTGCGGCTGATGAATTTGAAGCAAGCCGGACAGAAAGGCCTGGTAAAAAAGGTTTCATTGATCATAAAATTGAGCAGGAGAGGAAACGTCGGCTGTTTCTTCATACCCTGTCCGTCCTTCAGAGGGAAGGACGACTGCTGGATTTCTTTGATGAGGATCTCAGCCTCTATGAGGACGAGCAGATCGGTGCTGCTGTGAGAAGTATCCAGGAGGACTGCAAAAAAGCCATTAAAAAATATATTGATCTCAGGCCGGTGGTTGACGGAGAGGAAGGAGATTCCATCACCATAGAGGAAGGGTTTGACATTGATGCCATTAATTTGGTGGGAAACGTGTCAGGACAGCCCCCTTTTCAGGGCATTATCAAACATCCGGGATGGAAGGCCGGTAAAAAGGATATGCCCAAATTATCGGATATTCAGGATCCTGGCATTATGACGCCTGCGGAAATAGAGATTCAACAATAG
- a CDS encoding helix-hairpin-helix domain-containing protein — MSRSLTVIRNFFKFQNLGGNQMKNFKRTISILLIGVFMACIMVPAMADTGTVNINTASKEELMTLKYVGEKIAERIIEYRTAHPFEKPEDIMNVKGVGAKVFEVNKDKIVVT, encoded by the coding sequence ATGTCGCGTTCGCTAACGGTGATCAGGAATTTTTTTAAATTTCAAAATTTAGGAGGAAATCAGATGAAAAACTTTAAACGAACCATCTCGATCCTTTTGATTGGCGTATTCATGGCATGTATCATGGTCCCGGCCATGGCCGACACCGGAACGGTGAATATCAATACGGCCAGCAAGGAAGAGCTTATGACGTTGAAATATGTAGGTGAAAAAATTGCAGAACGTATTATTGAATACAGAACGGCGCACCCTTTTGAAAAGCCCGAAGATATAATGAATGTTAAAGGCGTTGGGGCTAAAGTGTTTGAGGTGAATAAAGACAAAATTGTTGTCACCTGA
- a CDS encoding polysaccharide biosynthesis protein produces the protein MRIRVYRNLFVVLAIDMLLLAASFYLSHLIRFDFVRGTWFFDSFLYILPYAIGCKLLCFYYFDLYRGMWRYTSLNDLINITKASIISTFTIIALVLYKTRFDGISRSVFVIDWCLTVLTIASSRAVVRLCFEEFDKRVTIDDLKKTALKIFNRSGKHESGAIIIGAGDYGQKVCREFKENPSVESDVLGFLDDDKSKIGRKIHGVPVLSVINTLEKVVNTTGAKDVIIAIPSLSSDRMRSIIDMCKKADVNFKTIPNIGELINGKIDITSIRNVEYRDLLGREPVELNKKEIGKYLGGKRILVTGAGGSIGKGLCRQICRYQPGAIILFERAESPLYEIDLEVRKNFENIEVMPVLGDIQQKEELENVFEAARPDIVFHAAAYKHVPMLEEHPWKAVENNVIGTKNLIEVAKTFRCDKFVFVSTDKAVNPTNVMGTSKRISELLVQEISCSSGCETSFMTVRFGNVIGSVGSVIPLFKRQIKEGGPVTVTHPDMVRFFMLIPEACQLILQAGAMGNGGETFLLEMGEPVKIDNMARDLIRFSGFEPDVDIKIEYTGLRPGEKLYEELMTDKEDVVPTGHKKIMVLNTNCVNMEVLNGKLARLKEKAQNRDGKGIREVMMDMIMEYRPH, from the coding sequence GTGAGAATTAGAGTATATAGAAATTTATTCGTAGTTCTGGCTATAGATATGCTTCTGTTAGCTGCATCTTTTTATCTGTCGCATTTGATACGTTTTGATTTTGTAAGGGGAACATGGTTTTTTGATAGTTTTCTATATATACTTCCGTATGCGATAGGATGCAAACTTCTTTGCTTTTATTATTTTGATTTATACAGAGGAATGTGGAGATATACAAGTCTCAATGATTTAATTAATATTACAAAAGCATCCATTATTTCAACCTTCACCATAATCGCTTTAGTTTTGTATAAAACGAGATTTGATGGAATATCACGATCAGTTTTTGTAATCGATTGGTGTCTTACAGTCTTAACTATTGCAAGTTCGAGGGCTGTTGTAAGACTTTGCTTCGAAGAGTTTGATAAACGTGTTACCATTGATGATTTAAAAAAAACTGCGCTAAAAATTTTCAACAGAAGTGGTAAACATGAAAGCGGCGCTATCATTATTGGGGCTGGGGATTACGGGCAAAAAGTCTGTAGAGAGTTCAAAGAAAATCCCTCTGTAGAATCTGATGTTTTAGGTTTTTTAGATGATGATAAGTCTAAAATTGGAAGAAAAATTCATGGAGTCCCTGTTCTGAGTGTGATTAATACTCTTGAAAAAGTTGTTAATACAACTGGGGCAAAAGATGTGATAATTGCTATTCCCAGTTTAAGTTCAGATCGAATGCGGTCAATTATAGATATGTGTAAAAAGGCAGATGTGAATTTTAAGACAATTCCAAATATTGGGGAGTTAATAAATGGGAAAATTGATATTACGTCAATTCGGAATGTTGAATACAGGGATCTGTTAGGCAGGGAACCCGTCGAATTAAATAAAAAGGAGATAGGAAAATATCTTGGTGGTAAACGAATCCTTGTTACCGGGGCCGGTGGTTCCATAGGAAAAGGACTTTGTCGGCAGATTTGCAGGTATCAACCGGGTGCAATAATACTTTTTGAAAGAGCGGAAAGCCCGCTCTATGAAATCGATCTTGAGGTTAGAAAAAACTTTGAAAATATTGAAGTGATGCCTGTTTTAGGTGATATTCAGCAGAAGGAAGAACTCGAAAATGTTTTTGAGGCAGCACGACCGGATATAGTGTTTCATGCTGCTGCATATAAACATGTTCCTATGCTGGAAGAGCATCCTTGGAAGGCTGTGGAAAATAACGTAATCGGTACTAAAAATCTTATTGAGGTCGCAAAGACCTTTAGGTGTGATAAATTTGTTTTTGTATCCACGGATAAAGCTGTTAATCCGACAAACGTCATGGGCACAAGCAAAAGGATTTCTGAATTACTGGTTCAAGAAATAAGCTGTAGTAGTGGTTGTGAAACTTCATTTATGACTGTGAGGTTTGGGAATGTGATAGGAAGTGTCGGGAGTGTGATTCCCCTGTTCAAAAGGCAGATTAAAGAAGGGGGGCCGGTTACGGTAACACATCCGGATATGGTCCGGTTTTTTATGCTCATACCTGAAGCCTGCCAGTTGATTCTTCAGGCAGGGGCTATGGGCAATGGCGGTGAGACCTTTCTTCTTGAGATGGGTGAGCCTGTGAAAATAGATAATATGGCACGGGATTTAATCCGTTTTTCAGGGTTTGAACCTGATGTTGATATTAAGATTGAATACACGGGGTTGCGGCCGGGGGAGAAGTTGTATGAAGAGTTAATGACAGATAAAGAAGATGTAGTGCCTACTGGTCACAAGAAAATTATGGTTTTAAATACCAATTGTGTCAACATGGAGGTGTTGAACGGAAAGCTTGCCAGGTTAAAAGAGAAGGCACAAAATCGGGATGGAAAAGGCATCAGAGAGGTTATGATGGATATGATTATGGAATATCGGCCGCATTGA
- a CDS encoding DegT/DnrJ/EryC1/StrS family aminotransferase, whose amino-acid sequence MSEKRIFLSPPHLSGFERQFVEDAFDSNYIAPLGPQVDAFEREFSEYTGIKYCVALSSGTAAMHIALRELGVGPGDEVIASSLTFIGSVTPVVFLGADLVFLDCDRKTWNMNPELLKRALEDGERKGRLPKAVIPTDLYGQCADYETIFSLCKPYDIPVIVDAAESVGAKYKSNRLQHSEEQDVEVHAGKGAKAAVFSFNGNKIITTSGGGMLASDDSRLIERARFLSQQAKEPFPYYEHAEIGYNYRMSNVLAGIGRGQLKVLDERVRQRRAIFNYYEKSLKDVPGIEFMPEAEYGRCNRWLSAVVISPEKFGSTNNDILNAFEKNNIEARPIWKPMHLQPVFQSNNGSKACSTKVYGGEISEDLFNRGLCLPSGSAMSCSDMDRIVDIILTCNNK is encoded by the coding sequence ATGAGTGAAAAACGGATATTTCTTTCACCACCGCATTTGAGCGGTTTTGAAAGACAATTTGTTGAAGACGCCTTTGATAGCAACTATATTGCACCGCTTGGGCCTCAAGTTGATGCTTTTGAGAGGGAATTCTCAGAATATACTGGGATAAAGTATTGCGTTGCATTATCTAGTGGAACGGCGGCAATGCATATTGCTCTTCGGGAGCTTGGTGTGGGGCCTGGGGACGAAGTTATTGCATCATCCTTAACTTTTATAGGAAGTGTGACCCCTGTTGTTTTCTTAGGCGCCGATCTGGTTTTTCTGGATTGTGACAGAAAGACATGGAATATGAATCCCGAATTGTTAAAGAGAGCATTAGAAGACGGAGAAAGAAAAGGACGGTTGCCAAAGGCTGTTATTCCCACTGATTTATATGGACAATGCGCCGATTATGAAACAATATTTAGCCTGTGCAAGCCATACGATATTCCGGTTATTGTTGATGCGGCTGAATCCGTCGGGGCTAAATATAAAAGCAATAGATTACAGCATTCTGAGGAACAAGATGTTGAGGTCCATGCGGGGAAAGGAGCTAAGGCCGCAGTCTTTTCTTTCAACGGAAATAAGATTATAACTACTTCAGGTGGAGGGATGCTTGCTTCTGATGATAGTCGACTCATTGAACGAGCACGGTTTTTGTCTCAACAAGCTAAAGAGCCTTTCCCTTATTACGAACATGCTGAAATAGGGTATAATTATAGAATGAGCAATGTGCTTGCAGGGATTGGAAGAGGTCAACTTAAAGTATTGGATGAGCGTGTAAGGCAAAGGCGGGCAATCTTTAACTATTATGAAAAATCGTTAAAGGATGTTCCTGGCATTGAGTTTATGCCTGAGGCAGAGTATGGTAGATGTAATCGCTGGTTGTCAGCGGTTGTAATTTCTCCCGAAAAATTTGGTAGCACAAATAATGATATCCTAAACGCATTTGAAAAAAACAATATAGAGGCTCGGCCGATATGGAAGCCAATGCATTTACAACCTGTGTTTCAGTCCAACAATGGGAGTAAAGCATGTTCAACAAAGGTCTACGGTGGCGAAATAAGTGAAGATTTATTTAATCGTGGATTATGTTTACCATCTGGATCCGCTATGTCTTGTTCTGATATGGATCGAATTGTGGATATTATTTTAACATGCAATAACAAATAG